In Methanoregula sp., the sequence CCGTCATCTTCAGGTGCCCGTGGGCAGGGATGATGTGCTGCGGCTGGAGCAGCTGGATAAACTCGTAGTGATCCTCGCGGTAGGCGTGACCGGATACGTGCAGGTCTTCAAAGATGCGTGCACCGGCATGCCGGAGGTGCTGCTCGACCATGTAGCGCTGGCCGAAGTTCATGGGGTTCGGGATTACGTTGGCCGAGAAGACGACCTTGTCGCCCTTGGCCAGCTGGTAGGGGGTATCCCCGAGCGCAACGCGGGTAAGAATGGAGCCCGGTTCGCCCTGGTGCCCGGTGACGATTGGGAGGAACTGTTCTTTTCCCATCTTCATCATCCGGCGCATGGTCCGGTCAACGGTCCTGCGGTTCCCGAACACACTGGTGGTCTCGGGGAAGGAGCAGAGTTTCATCTGCTCTGCGGTCACGGAGTATTTCTCCATGGACCTGCCGAGCAGCACCGGCTTCCTGCCGATCTCGTGCGCACACTCCGCGATCGTTTTGACACGGGCAATGTGCGAAGAGAAGGTAGAGACGATGATGGCGCTCTTGTCATCCTCGTAACTGGTGATGACGTTCCTGACGAGATCGCGGGCGATCCGCTCGCTCGGGCACCGGCCGGGCCGGTCGATATACGTGCTCTCCACGATAAGGGCGAGCACGCCTTCCTTGCCGATCTGGCGGAAGCGGGCAAAGTCCGGCGGTTCGCCGATGACCGGTGTCCGGTCGAGCTTGAAATCACACGCATAGACGATCGCACCGTGGGGAGTGTGAAGCACCGGCGTCACGGTATCGATGATCGAGTGCTGCGTGCGGACGAACTCGAGCACAAGGTTCGGGGAGAGCGTGTAGCGCTGGCCGGACTTGAGGGCAAAGAGCTTGTTGTTCACGCCGAACTTCTGCTCACCGGAGATCTGCTGCCGGATAAGTTCGGTGGCATACGGGGTTGCGATGATGGGTGCATTGTACCGGTGCGCCAGTTTCGGGATTGCCCCGATGTGGTCGAGGTGGCCGTGCGAGCAGACGATCGCCTTGACCGACCCTTCGATCCCGTTCATCAGGGTATCATCCGGTATCGCCTTGATCTTGATCAGGTCAAGGGAATGCATATTCTCAATTTCCGCGTCCTCGTGGATCATTATCTGGTCCAGCCTGAGGCCCATGTCAAAGATGACAATTTCCTTTCCGCAGCGGACAGCGGTCATATTCCGCCCGACCTCGTCGTATCCGCCCACTGCAATGACTTCTATATCCATTTTTTTATCTCCTTACGTTTCTGTATGTATATTCTGCCTGAAGAATTCCCCGGTTTGATTGGGTTATCGCTTGATACGCGCCGGATTGTCCTTATCGATCATCTGGCGGGTCATTCCGGTAAGATACATCGGGGCCTTCCTGAGATCGGATACCCGTGCAGAGCCGGTCAAAAACATCGTGACCATAAGCTGCTGGTGTATCACATCGATCACGTTACCGAGTGCCTCGTCGTTTTCCATTGCAGGTTTGAGCAGGGGCAGTGCCATTCCACAGAGATCTGCTCCGAGTGCAAGCGCCTTTGCGATATCAAGACCGCTCCGGATTCCCCCCGAGGCAATCACCGGGCTGCCCGTTGCGAGCACTTCTGCAAGACTGACTACCGTGGGAATGCCCCAGCAGGAGAAGTCCTGCCCTAATGATTTCAGGGCATGGTCTTTTGCATTTTTACTCTCGTCTGCCCGGACGCTCTCGACAGCAGCCCAGGACGTACCGCCCCAGCCACCGATATCGATCGCACTGACACCAGCACCCCAGCACTGCCGGGCCGTTGCCGCAGAGATACCGCAGCCGGTCTCTTTTACGATAACCGGGGTCTTGAATTCCCGGCAGAGTTCTTCGATTGCCGCAGAGCAGCCGATGGCGTTATGATCGCCTTCCGGCTGGATCGCTTCCTGCAGGAAATTTAAGTGGATTGCAAGGGCATCCGCCTCGATCATCGAGACGGCACGCTCTGCCCATTCGATCCCGTGGTCGCGGAGCTGGACGGCACCCAGGTTTGCAACCAGGAATGCGTGGGGCGCCTCATCCCGGACAACCGAGAACGTATCCTCGAGCCGGGGATTCTCCAGCGCCGCACGCTGGGAGCCGACACCCATGCCGGCCCCGTAGTGTTCAGCTGCCCGTGCAAGCCGGGCATTCACATCTTTTGTTCCCGGGTGACCACCGGTCATGGCCGAGATGAACAGGGGGGATGAAAACGTGTGGTTCAGGAACCGCGTCGAGAGGCTGATCGCTCCCTTGTCACATTCCGGCAGTGCGTTGTGCACAAACCTGATGCTCCCAAACCCGGCATCCCCGCTCTCGACTGCTTCTTCTGCACAGATGCGCAGGTGGTCAAGCTTGCGCGAGGACGTAAACCGCTTCTTGTCACTCATGTTTTATTCCCCTTAACGGTTGTCCCGCCGTGGCCGGCTCCGGAAAGGAAGTCGGCTACCCGCGAGACATGAAAGATATCTGACCCGATTCCCGCATCGGCGAGTTCGAGCAGTTCGTTGATTTTGCCTCTCATTCCACCGGTGACATCGGTATGCATCGAGTTGCCGATGCGGAGAGTTGGCATCGTGTCCCGGGTAATTTCCGGAACAACCCGCTCTCCATCCAGCACTCCCGGTACATCGGTGGCGAGCCCCACGCGGCTGATACCTAATCCAACCGCGAGATACCGCACGAGCTGATCGCCCGAGACGATACAGGCTCCTTTTGAAAGGTCCATCACCACGTCGCCGTGGATCACAGGGACCATCCCCAGGCCCAGCATTGTTTCAAGGTGCCGGCATTCGAAGGAGACCAGCCGGCCGTTGTCCGCAATCGCGGTATGAAGCGGGTGGACCCCAATCGCGGCAACCCCCTGTTCGCGGAGGGTTGCGACAACCTCTTCGTTCAAACGGCTGACTGCCCGGTGGGTGACATAGATCCCCTCGGTCTGCCCGGTTACGGCACCGATATCCAGGTTGTACCGCTTCGCCTCGGGATGCCCGCAGGAACCGGCACCGTGTATGACCACAATGCCACCCGTGCGTGCCCGGGCAATCGAGCCGGCAATAGATGCCAGCTGCCCGCGGTTGATTGCACAGTCTGCACTCTTATCGGTGATTACACTTCCGCCCAGTTTTAAGATCAAGCGGTCAGACATTCTTCTCCTTGCGTGCCCCTTCCGTGTCGATACCCGTAATGATTGCCCGGGCATCGCACGCCTCAATGGCACTGGCAATCCGGTGTTTGATGGGCTTGGGGCAGAGTGCCACCATACAGCCCCCGCCACCGGCACCGGTGATCTTTGCCCCGAATGCCCCTGCCGCCCGTGCAGCAAGGACCATCTTTCCAAGCTGCGGGTGCCCGACACCCAGCACTTCGAGCAGGGCATGGTTCATGTTCATGTATTTTCCCAGTTCCTTGGGATTGTTGAGGTGGTGGATCGCGCTCAGGCTCACCCCTTCGATCGCATCGAGCACGGGATCGACAATATTGGGGTGCTTCTTTTTCAGTTCGCTCACCTGCTCTACCATCTTTGAGGTGCTGTGGGAGACGAGCGAGTCCCCGATCACCAGGTGAATGTTCTGCGGGGGCAGTCGCCTGCGGGAACCGCCGCTGATAAGCACAATTCCCCCGTACGCAGATACGGTTGTGTCCGTGGGGCTGGCCCGCCCTTTCTGCACGGTCTTTTCGATCTCAAAGGCCATGTCTGCGATATCTTCCCGGGTCTTGTGCAGGGAGAATTCATCGTTGATGGCCGACAGGGTGGCAACCGTGACTGCGGCGGACGATCCCAACCCGGACGAACTCGGGATCTGGGAGTTGATATAGACACTGCCCATCACGCCCATCGCCTCGAAACACCCGTCGATGTACGGCGATTTCGCCCGCTGGGGGCGCTTGGTGTTCCTCACCGTGACAAACACCCGGGGCTTGATGGCCATGGCTATGCCGGGCTTTCCATAGACTACTGCATGCTCACCGAACAAGAATACCTTGCCCGGTGCACTCCACGTTGCCAACTTTATATCACCGTAATGGCCGCGTACCCGACGACTTCGCGGGTGTCGCCTGTCACATCCCCGCTCGTCGCATACCGGATAAGCTTTGCCGATTTCGCCCCAAGCCTGCTGCAGGCGTTCACCATGGCAGTGATCGGGCCATACCCGCAGGCGGTTACGCGTCGCTCCTCGATCCGCCGGTAGAATTCCAGCGTGTCGAGAGTAGCTAAGGGTTCGATTGCATAAAGATCATCTGATTTTGCCTTCTTCTCCGGCACATAATGTGAGAAATCACTGGAAGCAACGATCCTGATATCCCGCTTTGTCAGCCGGACTGCCGCTTCTATCTTCTCTGCAAGCCGGATCGCACTTGCATAATCCTGCTGCCCCATCATGATCGGGGCAATACGGGCACGCGGGAACCGGTACTTTATCAGCGGCATCTGCACTTCTAACGAGTGCTCGTCCCGGTGAGAGAGTTCATCGGTCTCCATATCCAGCGCTTCTACAAACCCGGTGTCCGTATCAACCACACCGAGCGGAGTTTCCCAGGGAACGGCAGAAACACAGCTGATATACCCGCGATGGGAAGGGCCAATCACCACAAAAGTGCCGGAAAAATCCGGAGCAATAGAACCGAATGCATGGGCGGCTACCTGCCCTGAATAGATATATCCTGCATGGGGCGATACGATACCCAGAGGTGTTCCCTCCACCCGGGTGCCGGAGAAAAACTTCTCGAGCAGTTGCTCCAGATGGGAGGGGTCTCGCGGATAGAACATGCCGGCTACTGCGCATGTACGCATCTTCATCGGATCAACCCTCTGGTCGTACTCATATATCTAACGATCGGTCACCCTGAAAAAAAGGTGAACTGATCAAAACTCAGTTTCGAAGTCTTCGGGAGAGAGTGCTGTCGAGATGCCGCGGAGCCTGAGCATCTCACGGGTGAGCAGGAAGTAGATCATGGAGAGTGCCTTGCGACCTTTGTTGTTGGTCGGGATGACTAAGTCAACATACTTGGTCATATTGTTGGTATCGCAGAGTGCTACAACGGGGATACCACACTGGACTGCCTCGTTGATAACCTGTGCGTCACCGATCGGGTCGGTTACAACAACGACCGACGGCTCAATGTATTCAGAGAGAACGGGGTTGGTCATGAGACCCGGGATGAAGCGGCCGGTGGCAGACATTGCACCGATGGTGTCGGCAAACTTCTTTGCCGGGTACTGGCCGTACTGGCGGGAGGTGACCACGAGGATATTGGGTGCCTCGAACTGGTTTAAGAACTTGGCCGTGGTCTTGATCCGGGCATCGGTCTCGCGGATATCAAGGATATAGAGTCCATCGCCGCGGACGCGGTAGATGAACTTCTTCATATCTTCGCTCTTCTGCTGGGTACCGATGTGAACACCGGCTGCAAGGTACTCTTCGACGGGGATGAGTGGCTCTTTTAATTCGATTTCCATTTCATTTACAGTAGTCATAGCTGTTCCTCTATGCGTATCAGTTCGTTTAATTTGGCAATGCGTTCTCCGCCAACGGCTCCGCATTTTAAGAAAACGCAGGAGAACGCGGTTGCAAGGTGGGCGATTGTTGTATCGGTGGTTTCACCGGACCGGTGGCTCATAACCGTGTCCAGGCCATGGGTGTGGGCGAGCCGCACTGCGTCATAGGTCTCAGTGAGGGTTCCCACCTGGTTGGGTTTTATGAGTACGCAGTTTGCGGCATCCTTCTCGATACCCTGCGCGATGCGGTCAACCTGGGTCACAAAGATGTCGTCCCCGCAAAGGAGACAGCGATCCCCGATCTGGCGGTTGAGCTCGGAAAAGGCGTCGAAGTCTTCCTCGAAGAGAGGATCTTCAACATACACAAGATTATACGTGTCAACCAGCTCGGCAATGTAGGCGATCTGGTCTTCAGTTGAGCGCGTCTTGTTGCGGTACTTGTACCCTTCCCCGGTCCACATCTGGCTTGCCGCAACATCAATACCCATGTCGACTTCTACATTCAGTTCGTCGGCAACAAGTCCGGTCGCCTCGGCAATGAGCTCAAATGCGAGGGCATCGTCAATCTGCGGTGCCCACGCACCCTCATCACCCTTGCCGCAGGATTTCCCTTTTTGCTTCAGAAGTTCCTTGACATGCCGGTGGACCGCTGCATTGGCAAATACGGCCTCTTCTGCATCGGCTGCTCCCCCGGGCACGACAAGGAATTCCTGGATCTCGGTGGCATTTGCCGCATGTGCCCCGCCGCCAATAATGTTACCTAAGGGGAGTGGCATTTCCTTGACAAATGCCCCGCCCAGATAGCGGAAGAGCGGCATGTCACTTGCGGATGCTGCTGCCTTGGCATTGGCAAGCGAGAGTGCTACGGCAATATTAGCCCCGATCTCCGAGAAATCGGCAGTCCCGTCGATATCACGGAGCTGCTCGTCGAATCCTTCCTGGTCACACGCATCCATGCCGATGAGTGCGGGAAGTACATTCTGGTAGGCATAGTCAACCGCCTCGCGGGGTTCCTTGACTTTTGCCTCAAAGGCCCCGGTGCTGGCACCGCTGGGCGCTGCAGACCTTCCAAAACCATTCGCCGTGTATACGTCCGCCTCAACGGTCGCATTGCCCCGGCTGTCCAGGATTGTCCGCAGTTCGATAACCTCTATGGTCGTCATAAGAGTCCTCTACTTCCTTTTTACGGTAATGGGGATGGTGTGGTTGTTGAATTCCTCGATGGCGATCTCAAGCGGATCGATCCGTGTCGTCGTGATAAGTAACGGAGCACCCATTGATATCTGCAGAGCCCTTGCTCCAATGATCCTTGCCCGTTCATACCGGGAGTATGTCTGCGTCTGCATTTTTTGTCCTCAAAATGATGTTTTTCGTTTGATAATGGGGTCGCTGAGATTCGAACTCAGGTCACTGCGTCCCGAACGCAATAGGATGGTCCAGGCTACCCTACGACCCCTCGGTCATATGGTCAATCTAATTGTAAGGGTTGAGCTCGTCAATGACGACTTTATGGGTCAGGAGCATGCGCCTGCAGCAGTACCGGGTAATATTAAGATCGGTGAGGATCTGTTTGGGATCCTCGCCTTTCTCCCGCCTCTGCCTGAACTCTTCCCACGCGGTGGAAATCGGTTTTCCACAGGTGAAACATCGTACGGGTATCATTATTTTAACCTCTCATCATATCTGTTATCTTAACGATAAGACTTTTGGAACTTTGCCCTTGCACCGGAACCATGCGGCTTCTTGGCTTCTTTCTGCCGCGAGTCATTGACAAGGAGTGTCCTGTCATAGGTAAGGTAGATATCCTTGATCTGGGGTTCGTTGTGCCAAAGGAGGATGCCACGGGCAAGTGCGGTCCTGACCGCCTCTGCCTGTCCCATCACACCGCCACCTGCGACATCGATGGTTACATCGATACCGTGCACCGCGTTGGGTACCAGGAGGAGAGGCTCAGAGATCTTCATCCGGGTGACATCAGAGCCGTACTGATCGAGCGGTACTGAGTTGACCCGGATAACGCCTTTGCCTGCCTTTAAGGTCGCCCGTGCGATTGCAGTCTTGCGTTTTCCGCTTGTGTTAATGATCTTTACCATGGGAACCAGCCTCTAGAACTTTGCTCCGAGGAACGTGCTCACTGCGCCGAGCGTGATGTGGCTCGGGTTGTTCAGACGGTTCATGTGTGCGTCTTCGAGCACTTCCATCTCCTTTCCGACAAATTCTGTTGGAACACCGACGTAGCACTTGATGCGCTTCATGGCCTCAACACCACGGGGGCGTTTGTACGGCAGCATGCCGCGGATCGTCCGCTTCATGAGATGGTCGGGCCGGCGCGGGACAAACGGTCCCCAGCGGTTGCCGCTGGCGCCGCGTTCCACCTTGTGTTTGTAGTTGCCGAGCACGCGTGCACGGCTGCCGGAGATGATTACTTTTTCTGCGTTGACAATTGCAATCGTTTCTCCGGCAAGCCCGCGCTGTGCGACAAGGCTTGCAAGACGCCCGAGAAGCAGTCCGTCACCGTTGATTACTGTTACCATATCTTCTTCACCTCAGGATCCGGACACCGCTGCCTTTCGGGTTGTCCTGCAGGAGCTGCTCAATCGTCATACACTGTCCCTTAGCGTCCTTGATCTTGCTGGTCGCTGATGCTGAAAAATTCAGCGCTGCAACCTTGACGGACTGCTCCAGCAGGCCGCTGCCCAGCACTTTGCCCGGGACGATGATTGTCTCGCCGTTCTGGGCATAGCGGTTGATCTTGGACAGGTTGACCTCAGCGTAATTCCGGTTGGGGGTCTCTAACCTGCTTGCGATCTCGCGCCAGATCTTAGCCTCATTCTCCCGTGACTTGTTCTTCAGGAGTAAGATAAGGCTGGTAAGACGGGGGTTCGTCTTCTCTACAATTCTTGTCATTTCTTTTCATCCCCTGATATTTCGCCTAGCTGGTGTTCCAGCTCGTCTGACTGCTCCTTGATATACAGAAGTGCCCGATTCATGATCTCTTTTACCGGCAGTGAACCGTCGCCCTCGACCACGAAAATATAGCGGTCTGCTTCGGCGGATACACGGATTGCCGGTTCATCACCGATACCGCTCGTCATGCATGCCTTTTCACAAAGCTTGCACATGGAACAGTCGGGAAGTTTACCATTCACTACTTCGACTTTCTTGCCGCGAACCGCAAGCACCTGGCGGGGACACTCGTCCACGCACATACCGCAGGCATCACAGGCTTCGCTGATCGAGACTACGGGGTGGTTTTTGTACCCGCAGACCAGGGTCGGCTGCCATTTTGAGTGCACCTTACCGGTATTGAGGACCGCTTTTGCTTCAAGGACAAGGGTCTGCCCTTTCGTGAGCTTCACGATGGGGACATTGTCGTACACCGGCACCGCTTTCGGGTCTGCCGGGATCAGGTCATTTGAACTGACCATCCGGGGGCCTTCGGCGCTTAAGGTGTAAGTCACCGTGCAGCCCGGGCATCCTGCCCCGCCGCACGTGCATTTCTCTTGTGTCGAATAGGATGAGAGATCGGTCTTTATGGGAATAAGTCCGAGGCGGTGTGCCAGCATCTCGTCAAAGAGCGCACTGGTATTGTTATAAATGCGCACATCTTCGATTGCAAGGGTTGGCACTTCGCCGATCATTGCCCGCCGGAAGGCGTTGGCAAATGCCGGGCTCGCTCCCGAGAGAGTGAATCGCGCCAAGGAATCGTCCAGACTGGCGAATTCTATCTGCATCACACTCTCCTTCCGCGTCTGCCGCCTTTCGGCCGGCATGAGTCGTGGGGAACAGGTGTAACATCTTCAATGCGGCCTATGCGCATGCCTGCACGGGCAAGTGCACGGATGGCTGCCTGGGCACCGGGCCCGGGGCTGCGCTGCTTGCCCTGTCCGGGTGCTCGCACCTTGACATGGACACCGACAATGCCCTTTTCACGGGCTGCCTGGGCAACGTTTCCTGCCATCTGCATGGCAGCATACGGGGAGCTCTCATTGCGGTCCTGCTTGACGACCATACCACCACTGCTTTTTGTGACCGTCTCTGCACCGGAGAGGTCAGTTACCGTGATGATAGTGTTGTTGAAGGACGCAAAGATGTGAGCGATACCCCATTTTTCCTTGTCATTTGCTGCCATTATCTACCTCCACGCTGGTATCCCTGCTGGGGGGCTGCCTTGGGGTTGCTTGCCGGCTTGGCAATGCGGGTCCTCTCAGCATTCGAGTCACTGACGAACGAGGATGTTCCGTAATAGGAGATCTGTCCTTCTTCGATCCGGTTGACGCGGTAGCCGGGAATGGTGGTACGCCTTCCGGCGATTGCGATATGACCGTGGGTGACCATCTGCCGCGCCTGTTTGGGCGAGCGGGCGAGTCCCTTGCGGTGTACCAGGGTCTGGAGACGGCGATCGAGCTGGGCCTGTACCTTTAAGGAGAGCACAGCTTCGATATCCGCATCGGGGCCGAGAAGTCCTGCGCGCTGGAGGTGGCTGATAAGCTCGTCCCTCTTTGCTTCGAAAATGTGCTTGTCGGTGGCACTGGATGCGAGCACGAGAAGGTTACGGGCACCCTTGCGGTATTTGCGCAGGTCTGCCTGGGCTTTCCAGACTTCACGCTTGTTGCGGAGACCGTATTCGATGACAAGGCGCGTTTCGGATTCGATACGCGTCTTTTCAAAGGGCCGCTTCGGTGGCTGGTAAGTCTTGTGGTTCTTTCCGGGGTATCCCATGATTAGCTTCCTCCGGCTTTCTTCTTGCTCACACCGACGGTCTTACCGGTTCTGCCTGTCGACTTGGTGCGCTGACCACGGACTTTCTGGCCGGTCTCATGGCGGATGCCCTTGTAGCACCGGATCTTTCTCATGAGGTTGATGTCTTCATCGTTTGCGAGAGCGACATCACCGCCAAAGAGGTGCTTTGTTTCGCCAGTGTACACATCTTTCGGCCGGTTTGCCATCCAAGCCGGAATCTTCGTGATGTACTCTTCAACAGCGACCCGGAGCCGGTTTACCGACTCCTCTTCAAGGCGACCGAGTAACGCGTATTCGTCAACCTTCGCCATCCGGGAAATAACCGTGGAGGTATGCCTGCCGACACCCTTGATGCCGGTGAGCGCTACTCTCACGGATTTGGTACCATCGAGATCGGTGGTTCCAACCCTTACAAAGTATTTTATATCGTTTTCCTGAGCCATCCAATCCCCTCGATTGGTGAGATTGTCTCTTTGAGCGCTGAGGGGGAGATTTGAACTCCCGAGTCCTTTCGAACACAGGTTTAGCAAACCTGCGCCATACCAGGCTTGGCTACCTCAACAGAGGAATCTCGCATCTTGTAACAGACACTCGCAGTGGATAGTCACTGCTCCATGAATGGTGCTTTATAATATGGGTACAGTTGGGTAATAAGTGTTGCGGGCAGCCAGTTCCACAGAGATGGGGGCCGGGGACCCGAAGAGGATAGAAGGAATTTATTGGATCTTCTCACGTTTACAAATATTTTCCCTATTATGTATGCCGGGATTCCGGGGCATTGTTATTCTTAGTACCTTAGTGTGTGTGCATCCTATTTCAAAAATGCCGGGTCCGGTTATCAGATAAAGGGGGAGATGCAGGCCTTGATCCGCCGCGGGGGCGCCCCTTCGGGGGCGGCGGCTCCATCCTTACTGTTTATTATCTCCATCTAAGTATGACGATTCGCAAGCAAGAAGTTGCACATACTAAGTATGTCTGCAAAATATGCATGCAAAAAAATATGATGAACTCCTTTTTCTTGTAAAATAGCCACGATTTTTTTCCCAAAAGGGGGTGGGTACCCCTCCCACACTCAAGGGGTCCCCCCACTCTAAAAACAGAGAGGGGGTACCCCACCCCCCTGTCTCGCGCAAGACAGGGTACCACCCCCCCTCCGGTCGCACGCACACGGCCACGGCTTCGTGTGGAATCACGACGGAAAGGGGATTTCATGAGAAGGTATCCGGGAGAGGGCATACCCCCTCTCCAAAAAGTGAGCGGGGGGTACCTGCCTACCCTACCCCCTCTCGCAAACAAGAGGGGGGGTCCCCCTACCCCCCTGTCCTTCGCAAGACAGGGTACCACCCCCCTCAGGACAACGAGTAAGGAGCAGAATACCAATTATCCAGCACCAACCCAAAATGATAAGACCACTGCACGTAAGACATATCTTACTGATAAGCCATGGATGTTGCAATCACTAAAATGAGTTCCAAGGGACAGATCGTTATCCCCGCATCGATGCGAGCCGATCTTCCCGAAGGCGAGAAGATCCTGATAATCAAGGACGGGGAACGGATCATTCTCAAACCGCTCACCGATCTTGAACCGGCATTGCGGGATGACATTCTGTTCGCGGAAAAAACCGAACTGGCATTCGAGGAATACAAGAAAGGGACATTTATCCGGAAGAAAGAGGGTGAGTTCGTCGATGAGTTAGACTCATGGTAACCGTTTCGTACCACCCGCATTTTGAGAAAACAATCCGGAAGATCAACGATGCCCGGCTTAAAGAACACGTGAAGCAACAGATCCGGAAGATCATTGGGAATCCATCGATTGGAAAACCGATGGGGTATTGCCGGAAACAGACCCGGGAAGTGTATATCCCACCATTCCGGTTATCGTACTGGTATGATAAGCGCCAGGATACCCTCGTTTTCCTCGCTCTCTATCATAAAGATGAACAATAATCCCGCACTCCGGGAAAAGTTGGGAGAAGTTCCTGCTCATCGCTCCGCAACCTACCCCAACTCAAACGTGGTCACGCCAAAAATCTCATCCAGCAGGAGAGGTACGGGATCCGGTGAAGTATAGAGCCGGGCGGTGTAAAAGACCG encodes:
- a CDS encoding type II toxin-antitoxin system RelE/ParE family toxin; translation: MVTVSYHPHFEKTIRKINDARLKEHVKQQIRKIIGNPSIGKPMGYCRKQTREVYIPPFRLSYWYDKRQDTLVFLALYHKDEQ
- a CDS encoding AbrB/MazE/SpoVT family DNA-binding domain-containing protein, translated to MDVAITKMSSKGQIVIPASMRADLPEGEKILIIKDGERIILKPLTDLEPALRDDILFAEKTELAFEEYKKGTFIRKKEGEFVDELDSW
- a CDS encoding 30S ribosomal protein S13, whose product is MAQENDIKYFVRVGTTDLDGTKSVRVALTGIKGVGRHTSTVISRMAKVDEYALLGRLEEESVNRLRVAVEEYITKIPAWMANRPKDVYTGETKHLFGGDVALANDEDINLMRKIRCYKGIRHETGQKVRGQRTKSTGRTGKTVGVSKKKAGGS
- a CDS encoding 30S ribosomal protein S11, with translation MAANDKEKWGIAHIFASFNNTIITVTDLSGAETVTKSSGGMVVKQDRNESSPYAAMQMAGNVAQAAREKGIVGVHVKVRAPGQGKQRSPGPGAQAAIRALARAGMRIGRIEDVTPVPHDSCRPKGGRRGRRV
- a CDS encoding DNA-directed RNA polymerase subunit D, with amino-acid sequence MQIEFASLDDSLARFTLSGASPAFANAFRRAMIGEVPTLAIEDVRIYNNTSALFDEMLAHRLGLIPIKTDLSSYSTQEKCTCGGAGCPGCTVTYTLSAEGPRMVSSNDLIPADPKAVPVYDNVPIVKLTKGQTLVLEAKAVLNTGKVHSKWQPTLVCGYKNHPVVSISEACDACGMCVDECPRQVLAVRGKKVEVVNGKLPDCSMCKLCEKACMTSGIGDEPAIRVSAEADRYIFVVEGDGSLPVKEIMNRALLYIKEQSDELEHQLGEISGDEKK
- a CDS encoding 30S ribosomal protein S4; protein product: MGYPGKNHKTYQPPKRPFEKTRIESETRLVIEYGLRNKREVWKAQADLRKYRKGARNLLVLASSATDKHIFEAKRDELISHLQRAGLLGPDADIEAVLSLKVQAQLDRRLQTLVHRKGLARSPKQARQMVTHGHIAIAGRRTTIPGYRVNRIEEGQISYYGTSSFVSDSNAERTRIAKPASNPKAAPQQGYQRGGR